A stretch of DNA from Campylobacter gracilis:
AAAGCACCCTGCTACGCATAATGCTCGGATTTTTAAAATTTGAGGGCGAGGTGCTAATCGCGGGCAAAAGCGTGCGTGACTACGGTAAGCGCGAGCTAGCCTCTCTCGTCGCCTACGTGCCGCAGACGCACGCGCCGTCCTATGACTACAGCATCTTTGACGTCGCTCTGATGGGCGCGCTGTGCAGGACGCCGCTGTTTTGTAGCTTTAGCGCGGCGGATAAAAAGCTAGCCGAACAGGCGCTGGAAAAGATGGGCATCGCGCATTTAAAAAACGCGCCCTACACAAAGGTCAGCGGCGGCGAGCGGCAGCTGGCGTACATCGCGCGCACGCTGGTTCAAGGCGCGAAAGTGATCTTTATGGACGAGCCGACAAACGGGCTGGACTTTGGCAATCAAATCAAGCTACTCGAGATGATAAAAGCTCTAGGCGACGAGGGCTATACCTTCGTGCAGACGACGCACTATCCGCGTCACGCGAAGTTCGTCTCAAGCTTGACGCTGTTTATAAAGGACGGCGAAATTTTAGCCTTCGGGCGCAGCGAGCAGCTCATAAACGCCGAAAATATCGATAAAATATACGGCATAAACTACGAAAGATACGAGGATAGATTATAAATTTTACGGGCGCGTAGCGCCGTTAAATTTAGCCGAACTAGGGTAAAATTGCGCGTATAGAATAACTTTTCGGCGGCAAGGCGGCGCGCCGAAAAATGCCAAGCTGCAGATCGCGGCTGCGGCAATGCAAGCAGCAAACCAAATTGCTAGCGAGCAAAACGTCTAAATTTAAACGATAAATTTAAAAGGAAAATCATGACTCCGCGCGAGATATTTTTAAACGGCTGCAATGAGATCGCGGCAAATTTTGCGTACTTCAAGCCCGCGCAAAAGTGGCAAAAACTAACGAAGCTTGCAAGCGATAAGGAGATTTTATTTGAAATTTATTTTGGCTCCAGCATGCGCAATTACTCAGGCAGCGTGAGCATCCTGCCGCAGATCGCGATCTACTGCAAGCGCCTAAAAAAGCTGATGCAAGAGGAGCTGTCCTACTCGACCGACCTTGTTTTCGTATCGCATCTGGGTTATCTCACGCCGCGCAAACAGTTTCGCGACTGGCAGCTTGCAGGCGCCAGCTTTGAGCCCAGCGTTCGCGAGATTAGCGCGGCTATCAAGGACTACGCGCTGCCTATTTTTGAGCTTTTTGAGGACAAACAAAAGGCGGTGGAGTTTATGATGCAGCGCGGGGCTAAATTTAACAAAAATCTAAGCGCTTTCGATCTGCGCCCGATCTACTTTATCTTTTATTTCGGCGGCAAGGACGCGGCGGAGGCGTTTTTTAACGTCTGCCTGAGTGATTGCACGCACAAAGGGCGATTTTATAAGCTTTATGAAGAGCTTGCAAACGGCGCGGAGACGGATTTTGGCAGGAGTTCGTTTTGGAGCGATACAGAGGCGAAGTTTGCATTTGTAAAAGGACTTAGAATTTTAAATGGCTGAAGCTTTAATTCAAATTTTAATCGTAATTTTTAGCATCTTGCTTCTGGGCGGGATTATTTGGACGCTCTTTTGCCGCAACCTTCGCAGGCTTAGTTCGAGCTGTCTTGCCGCGATAGATGGGATAAGCGAAGCAAGCGCGATAAAAAGGCTTTCCGTGCGACCGTTTTTGTTCTG
This window harbors:
- a CDS encoding ABC transporter ATP-binding protein; amino-acid sequence: MRENLIEVRNLRFAYRDKPVLKGISFDVATGDTLSILGANGSGKSTLLRIMLGFLKFEGEVLIAGKSVRDYGKRELASLVAYVPQTHAPSYDYSIFDVALMGALCRTPLFCSFSAADKKLAEQALEKMGIAHLKNAPYTKVSGGERQLAYIARTLVQGAKVIFMDEPTNGLDFGNQIKLLEMIKALGDEGYTFVQTTHYPRHAKFVSSLTLFIKDGEILAFGRSEQLINAENIDKIYGINYERYEDRL